From the genome of Callithrix jacchus isolate 240 chromosome 7, calJac240_pri, whole genome shotgun sequence, one region includes:
- the ATP1A1 gene encoding sodium/potassium-transporting ATPase subunit alpha-1 isoform X2 has translation MVTGDHPITAKAIAKGVGIISEGNETVEDIAARLNIPVNQVNPRDAKACVVHGSDLKDMTSEQLDDILKYHTEIVFARTSPQQKLIIVEGCQRQGAIVAVTGDGVNDSPALKKADIGVAMGIAGSDVSKQAADMILLDDNFASIVTGVEEGRLIFDNLKKSIAYTLTSNIPEITPFLIFIIANIPLPLGTVTILCIDLGTDMVPAISLAYEQAESDIMKRQPRNPKTDKLVNERLISMAYGQIGMIQALGGFFTYFVILAENGFLPLHLLGLRVDWDDRWINDVEDSYGQQWTYEQRKIVEFTCHTAFFVSIVVVQWADLVICKTRRNSVFQQGMKNKILIFGLFEETALAAFLSYCPGMGVALRMYPLKPTWWFCAFPYSLLIFVYDEVRKLIIRRRPGGWVEKETYY, from the exons ATGGTCACAGGAGACCATCCCATCACAGCTAAAGCTATTGCCAAAGGTGTGGGCATCATCTCAGAAGGCAATGAGACTGTAGAAGACATTGCTGCCCGCCTCAACATCCCAGTCAACCAGGTGAACCCCAG GGATGCCAAGGCCTGTGTAGTACATGGCAGTGATCTAAAGGACATGACCTCCGAGCAGCTGGATGACATTTTGAAGTACCATACTGAGATTGTGTTCGCCAGGACCTCCCCTCAGCAGAAGCTCATCATTGTGGAAGGCTGCCAGAGACAG GGCGCTATCGTGGCTGTGACAGGTGACGGTGTGAATGACTCTCCAGCTTTGAAGAAAGCAGACATTGGGGTTGCCATGGGGATTGCTGGCTCAGATGTGTCCAAGCAAGCTGCTGACATGATTCTTTTGGATGACAACTTTGCCTCAATTGTGACTGGAGTAGAGGAAG GTCGTCTGATCTTTGATAACTTAAAGAAATCCATTGCTTATACCTTAACCAGTAACATTCCCGAGATCACCCCCTTCCTGATATTTATTATCGCAAACATTCCACTACCACTGGGGACCGTCACCATCCTCTGCATTGACTTGGGCACTGACATG gtTCCTGCCATCTCCCTGGCTTATGAGCAGGCTGAGAGTGACATCATGAAGAGACAGCCCAGAAATCCCAAAACAGACAAACTTGTGAATGAGCGGCTGATCAGCATGGCCTATGGGCAGATTG GTATGATCCAGGCCCTGGGTGGCTTCTTTACTTACTTTGTGATTCTGGCTGAGAATGGCTTCCTCCCGCTTCACCTGTTGGGCCTCCGAGTGGACTGGGATGACCGCTGGATCAACGATGTGGAAGACAGCTACGGACAGCAGTGG ACCTATGAGCAGAGGAAAATCGTGGAGTTCACTTGCCACACAGCCTTCTTCGTCAGTATCGTGGTGGTGCAGTGGGCTGACTTGGTCATCTGTAAGACCAGGAGGAATTCAGTCTTCCAGCAGGGGATGAA GAACAAGATCTTGATATTTGGCCTCTTTGAAGAGACTGCCCTGGCTGCTTTCCTTTCCTACTGCCCTGGAATGGGTGTTGCGCTTCGGATGTATCCCCTCAA ACCTACCTGGTGGTTCTGTGCCTTCCCCTACTCTCTTCTCATCTTTGTATATGACGAAGTCAGAAAACTCATCATCAGGCGACGCCCTGGCG GCTGGGTGGAGAAGGAAACCTACTACTAG